Genomic DNA from Jejubacter calystegiae:
TTTCCTGGTGATTCAGGGCCGAATATATTCGGCCCTGGTTTGTCATCAGTCTCGCGGGGTGCTCAGGCACCCCGTTCGCTTATCTGCGATAGGGAGGCATGATATGGGTAAAAGCATCAATCTGGCCGGACAAACGCTGCCAGCCCTGGGACAGGGAACCTGGTATATGGGGGAAGACCCCGGCCAGCGGCGCCAGGAAGTGGCCGCGTTACAGGCGGGTATCGACCTTGGCCTGCGGCTTATCGATACCGCCGAGATGTACGCCGAGGGCGGAGCGGAACAGGTGGTGGGAGAAGCCATTCGCGGGCGACGCGATCGGGTATTTGTGGTATCGAAGGTTTATCCGTGGAATGCCGGCGGCGCACGCGGTATGGCGGCCTGTGAAGCCAGTCTGAAGCGGTTAGGCACCGACTATATCGACCTTTATTTGCTGCACTGGTCTGGCGATATCCCGCTGGAACAGACGCTGGAATTGATGACCGGGCTTCAGCGTCAGGGCAAGATTGGCCACTGGGGCGTCTCTAATCTGGATATCGATGAGATGCACGAGCTGTGGACCCTGGCGGGTGGGGAAGCCTGCGCGACCGATCAGGTGCTGTATCATCTGGCATCGCGCGGTATCGAAACGGATCTCCTGCCCTGGTGTCAGGAAAGGGAGATTCCGGTGATGGCCTACTGCCCGCTGGCCCAGGCAGGAAGACAGCGTCGGGGGCTGATGCAGCATCCGCTGCTGGTGGAAGAGGCTCAGTCGCTGGGTATTAGCGTGGCGCAGCTGCTGCTGGCATGGGTGATTCGTCGTCCCGGGGTGATTGCCATCCCCAAAAGCGCGACCCTGGCTCATGTGCGGGATAATGCCGCCGCGCTGGAGATCTCTCTGAGCGATACGCTGCTCGAGCGCCTTGATAAGGCTTTCCCGGCCCCGACGTGCAAGACGCCGCTGGATATTGTCTGACGATGATACCGGGCGCTGCCGCGTGGCGGCGCCCGAACAGGGACTTTAACCTTTCAGCACTTTCAGGGTGCAGGCCAGACGCGAAGGCTGACCGGGGCGCGCGCGCTGAGGTACGGTAACGGCCGCGGTTTCGATGCAAACCATGGTCCGGTATCCGTCATCCGGCATATCGGCCATGCTAACGGAAAGGGCGGGGCCCGGATTCCAGCCAACGACGTTACTGTTGTAACGGTGTGCCACCTCAATGGCGCGGCCCAGTTTACCATCTTCAATCAGACTGCTGGCTTCCGGTGCCAGATAGACCCGATCGGTCCGGTCCGGAAAGGTCTGTACGCCGTCGGAAAGCCGGCCTTCCTCGCCGTTATTCACCTTATCGAGATAGCTCTCGCCCAGACCGGCAACGCGCACCTGTGCGATATCGCCCACCCGGAAGTAGCTGTGCAGCGCCGCGGTGGTCTCGAAATCGCCGTGCGCTTCCAGCGCCATTTCACATTCGGCGCCCAGCCGGAAGTGCGCCAGCAACTGGAAGTCGTGGGGCCAGAAGCGGCGGGTTTCGTCGCTACTCAGCAGTTCGAAGGTGAGATTAACGCCATCGGTATCCTGCTGGTGCTCTTTAAGCTGCCACGGCAGGTTGCGGGCAAAACCGTGGGACGGGAATCCCGGCTGCGCCGACGGGCCAAACCAGGGCCAGCAGACAGGTACGCCGCCGCGCAGCGCGCTACCGGTGGTAAACGGGGTATTGCTGCTCAGCCAGATGACTTCTTCTTCTCCGGCGGGCTGCCAGGAGAGCAGGTGAGCGCCCTGCAGCGCAAAGGCGGCGCGCGCCCTGGGGTGATCCACCACAATCAGGTCCAGTTCGTCCAGCTTACGGCGGGAGACAGCATCGCTTATCTGATTAACGACGGACAGCGTATAGATATCGGCACTCATAGGTATCTCCTTGTCTGATCCAATAAAAAAGGCCCCGTGGGGGGCCTTTTGCAGAACGCTGATTCAACACACCTTATTTAGAGATGTGAGCGATCAGGTCCAGTACCTTGTTGGAGTAGCCAGTTTCGTTGTCGTACCAGGAAACCAGTTTCACGAAGTTGTCGTTCAGGGCGATACCGGCTTTGGCATCGAACACGGAAGTGCAAACTTCGCCGTTGAAGTCGGTGGAAACCACGTCATCTTCGGTGTAGCCCAGAACGCCTTTCATCGGACCTTCAGAAGCGGCTTTGATCGCTTTCTTGATGTCTTCGTAAGAAGCGGCTTTTTCCAGACGAACGGTCAGGTCAACAACGGATACGTTCGGAGTCGGAACGCGGAACGCCATACCGGTCAGTTTGCCGTTCAGTTCCGGCAGTACTTTACCGACCGCTTTAGCAGCACCGGTAGAGGACGGGATGATGTTCTGAGCCGCGCCACGGCCGCCGCGCCAGTCTTTGTGAGACGGGCCGTCAACGGTTTTCTGGGTAGCGGTGGTGGCGTGAACGGTGGTCATCAGGCCTTCAACGATACCGAAGTTGTCGTTGATGACTTTAGCCAGCGGCGCCAGGCAGTTGGTGGTGCAGGAAGCGTTGGAAACGATATCCTGGCCAGCGTAGGTTTCAAAGTTGGCACCGCGAACGAACATCGGGGTGTTATCTTTAGACGGACCAGTCAGAACCACTTTTTTCGCGCCAGCGGTGATGTGCTTACGTGCAGTTTCGTCGGTCAGGAAGATACCGGTTGCTTCAGCAACAACGTCAACGCCAACTTCGTTCCACTTCAGGTTAGCCGGGTCTCTTTCAGCGGTAACACGGATGGTTTTACCGTTAACAACCAGATGGCCGTCCTTCACTTCTACGGTACCGTTGAAACGGCCGTGAGTGGAGTCATACTTCAGCATGTAAGCCATGTATTCCGCGTCCAGCAGATCGTTGATAGCCACGATCTCGATGTCAGAACGTTCCTGAGCAGCACGGAAAACAATGCGGCCAATGCGGCCAAAACCGTTGATACCTACTTTGATAGTCATATATTCCACCAGCTATTTGTTAGTGAATAAAAGGTTGGTTGTAAAATTACAAAAACCTTACGCAGCGTCAAGCGGAATCGTGTCAATCATTGCGACAAATCAAACCGCTGAGGGGCAGATTTGCCTCCACGTTTCCATTCTGCTGCCACCCATATGGGGGTGATGCGGCAGATTTTAAAGCGCCCTGGATACAAAAGTGTGAATTTGATCACAAATGAGGGGGCATCCGCTATTATGGGCTGAGTTTAGAACAAAACCGGCATCCTCGCTGTTAATGTTTTGTTAGAATCTGAACTGAGGAACTCCCCCGATACGCACACAGAGAGCGCTGTTTATGGCTAACTCAAAATCGACTGAAGAACTGAAACAATCCCTGACTGAAATGCAGTACTACGTGACCCAGCAACAGGGCACTGAGCCGCCATTTAGCGGGCGTTTGCTGCATAACAAGAGCGACGGCATCTACCACTGTCTGGTCTGCGATGCGCCGCTGTTTAATGCCGGTACCAAGTACGATTCCGGCTGCGGCTGGCCCAGCTTTTACCAGCCGGTCAGCGAAGACGCCATCCACTATCTGAAGGATTTCACCCACGGTATGGAGCGTATTGAGATCCGCTGCGGTAACTGCAATGCCCATCTGGGGCACGTATTTCCGGACGGTCCGCAGCCCACCGGTGAACGCTACTGCGTTAACTCTGCTTCCCTGAGCTTTAGCGATGGCAGCAGCGATGAACGCACCAAAGGTTGATAAATCGATTCAGCTACCTTCCCAGGGAGTGTAATAACTATGAGTATGGAGATAGAGCAGATTCTTGCCGCTATGACGCCGGAAGTGTACCAGCGTCTTGTTACGGCGGTAGAGCTGGGGAAATGGCCCGATGGCGTGGCGCTGACGCCGGAGCAGAAAGAGAACACCTTACAGCTGGTGATGCTGTGGCAGTCGCGCAATAACCATCAGCCCGAGCATATGTCGCTGGGCACCGACGGTCAGATCGTGATGAAGAGCAAGCAGCAGCTGAAGCAGGAGTTCGGTATTGAACCGGCGCCTTTCGTTACATTGAAGCCGGAGCAGCAGTAACCGATGGCCCGGGATTTCCCGGGCCGTCATGCACTTACTGAAGCGCTTCAGCTTCGGCGCTAAGAGTGGCGCCTGCCGCCGCCATTTCCGCCAGTGCCCGCTCGCTGTCCTGGGGGGAAAGATTCACGCCGCGGCAGCCGTCGGTGACCAGGGTGACGCGGTAGCCCAGCTTCAGAGCGTCCATTACCGTGAATTTCACGCAGTAGTCGGTCGCCAGCCCCATTACAATCAGTTCGGTGACTTCATGATGACGCAGCCAGCCGTCCAGTTCGGTCTGGCGACGCTGGCCGTTGTCGAAGAAGGCGCTGTAGCTGTCTACCAGCGGATCTTCCCCCTTATAAAACAGCGCATCGATGGCCTGCTGATGGAGCTCCGGATGCAGCGCTGCGCCCGGACTGTTCTGCACGCAGTGATCCGGCCACCAGGTCTGGGGCAGGCCCGCCAGTTCACCCTGAGTGTAAGGCGGCTCTCCCTGCTGGCTGGCAAAGCTGCCGTGATTCGCCGGGTGCCAGTCCTGGCTGGCCAACACTGCGATCCCCCTGGTCTTGCAGGCATCAATCAGCCGGTTGGCGACGGCAATCACGCTATCGCCGTCCGGTACCGCAAGGGCGCCATCGGCGCAGAAATCATTCTGAAGGTCGATCAGTAACAGTGCGCTTTGGGTCATCAGATTGCTCCTTCGTGGTCCGGGGTTAGTTCACCGCGCAGGTTTTGCGCCATCGCCGCGCGAATGGCGGGGGCTTCCAGTCCCTGACTTAACAGCCAGTGTAGCTTGGTCAGGGTCGCCTCTACCGTCATATCGGCGCCGCCGACCACGCCGGCATGGGCGAGGGCGTTACCGGTGGCATAGCCGCCCATATTGACGCGCCCCGACATGCACTGGGTCAGGTTAACCACCACGATACCGCGCTCGCTGGCTGCCCGCAGTTCCGCCAGAAAGTCGGCATGCTGGGGCGCATTGCCCACGCCGTAAGAGCGCAGTATCAGCGCCCGCACCGGCTGACGCAGAAAGTTACTTACCACATCTGCAGAAATGCCCGGGTAGATGGTCACTACCCCAATCGGCTGCGGCGTAATGGTGTGAACGATCAGTTCGCCGTGACCAGTGGGGGCCGCCGGAGTATTCAGACGCCGGATATGGATACCGGCCTCCAGCAGCGGCGCCAGGTTGGGGGAGGCGAAGGCATCGAAGCCGTCGGCATGGGCCTTGGTGGTGCGGTTGCCGCGGTACAGGCGGTTATTAAAAAATAGCGAGACCTCATTAACCGGGTAGTTGGCCGCCACATAAAGCGCATTCAGCAGGTTGGTCTGTCCGTCTGAACGCAATTCCGCCAGCGGGATTTGTGACCCTGTCACAATCACCGGTTTACCCAGATTCTCCAGCATGAAGGAGAGCGCCGAAGCGGTAAAGGCCATGGTGTCGGTACCATGCAGGATCACAAAGCCGTCATAGTCGTCGTAGTGGGCCTTAATATCATCGGCGATATGCTGCCAGTCTTCCGGCGTCATATCCGAAGAGTCCATCAGCGGCTGGTATTCGTGGATGGTAAAGTCCGGCATCTCCGGGCGATGAAATTCCGGCATCAGCGCCAGCTGACGCTGCAGGTGGCCGGAAACCGGGATATACCCCTGCTCGGAGCGTTGCATACCAATGGTACCGCCGGTGTAAGCGACATAAATCGATTTCTTTTGCATCAGAGGACTCTGGGCTGAAATAAACAGCCGCAATATAGCCAGGGATCCGGGAAAAAAACAGCCCGGCAGGCGCCGGGCTGTTGGGGGAGGTGTTACTTCACATCACCACAGGTGAGGCATAACGCGTAGCGGTTCTGAGGATCGTTGAGCGACTGCCATTTGTCGCCCTGAGCCTTCAATTCGCTGGTGGCCTGCGCCAGCGGTGCTGGCAGATAAGCCTGTAGCGCGTCAGGTAACGAGGCCTGGACCGAGGCGCCCATCTGATTCAGCAACTGGTCGAACAGACCCGGCTCATCCAGCTG
This window encodes:
- a CDS encoding aldo/keto reductase, with product MGKSINLAGQTLPALGQGTWYMGEDPGQRRQEVAALQAGIDLGLRLIDTAEMYAEGGAEQVVGEAIRGRRDRVFVVSKVYPWNAGGARGMAACEASLKRLGTDYIDLYLLHWSGDIPLEQTLELMTGLQRQGKIGHWGVSNLDIDEMHELWTLAGGEACATDQVLYHLASRGIETDLLPWCQEREIPVMAYCPLAQAGRQRRGLMQHPLLVEEAQSLGISVAQLLLAWVIRRPGVIAIPKSATLAHVRDNAAALEISLSDTLLERLDKAFPAPTCKTPLDIV
- a CDS encoding D-hexose-6-phosphate mutarotase codes for the protein MSADIYTLSVVNQISDAVSRRKLDELDLIVVDHPRARAAFALQGAHLLSWQPAGEEEVIWLSSNTPFTTGSALRGGVPVCWPWFGPSAQPGFPSHGFARNLPWQLKEHQQDTDGVNLTFELLSSDETRRFWPHDFQLLAHFRLGAECEMALEAHGDFETTAALHSYFRVGDIAQVRVAGLGESYLDKVNNGEEGRLSDGVQTFPDRTDRVYLAPEASSLIEDGKLGRAIEVAHRYNSNVVGWNPGPALSVSMADMPDDGYRTMVCIETAAVTVPQRARPGQPSRLACTLKVLKG
- the gapA gene encoding glyceraldehyde-3-phosphate dehydrogenase translates to MTIKVGINGFGRIGRIVFRAAQERSDIEIVAINDLLDAEYMAYMLKYDSTHGRFNGTVEVKDGHLVVNGKTIRVTAERDPANLKWNEVGVDVVAEATGIFLTDETARKHITAGAKKVVLTGPSKDNTPMFVRGANFETYAGQDIVSNASCTTNCLAPLAKVINDNFGIVEGLMTTVHATTATQKTVDGPSHKDWRGGRGAAQNIIPSSTGAAKAVGKVLPELNGKLTGMAFRVPTPNVSVVDLTVRLEKAASYEDIKKAIKAASEGPMKGVLGYTEDDVVSTDFNGEVCTSVFDAKAGIALNDNFVKLVSWYDNETGYSNKVLDLIAHISK
- the msrB gene encoding peptide-methionine (R)-S-oxide reductase MsrB, translating into MANSKSTEELKQSLTEMQYYVTQQQGTEPPFSGRLLHNKSDGIYHCLVCDAPLFNAGTKYDSGCGWPSFYQPVSEDAIHYLKDFTHGMERIEIRCGNCNAHLGHVFPDGPQPTGERYCVNSASLSFSDGSSDERTKG
- a CDS encoding YeaC family protein gives rise to the protein MEIEQILAAMTPEVYQRLVTAVELGKWPDGVALTPEQKENTLQLVMLWQSRNNHQPEHMSLGTDGQIVMKSKQQLKQEFGIEPAPFVTLKPEQQ
- the pncA gene encoding bifunctional nicotinamidase/pyrazinamidase; amino-acid sequence: MTQSALLLIDLQNDFCADGALAVPDGDSVIAVANRLIDACKTRGIAVLASQDWHPANHGSFASQQGEPPYTQGELAGLPQTWWPDHCVQNSPGAALHPELHQQAIDALFYKGEDPLVDSYSAFFDNGQRRQTELDGWLRHHEVTELIVMGLATDYCVKFTVMDALKLGYRVTLVTDGCRGVNLSPQDSERALAEMAAAGATLSAEAEALQ
- the ansA gene encoding asparaginase, whose amino-acid sequence is MQKKSIYVAYTGGTIGMQRSEQGYIPVSGHLQRQLALMPEFHRPEMPDFTIHEYQPLMDSSDMTPEDWQHIADDIKAHYDDYDGFVILHGTDTMAFTASALSFMLENLGKPVIVTGSQIPLAELRSDGQTNLLNALYVAANYPVNEVSLFFNNRLYRGNRTTKAHADGFDAFASPNLAPLLEAGIHIRRLNTPAAPTGHGELIVHTITPQPIGVVTIYPGISADVVSNFLRQPVRALILRSYGVGNAPQHADFLAELRAASERGIVVVNLTQCMSGRVNMGGYATGNALAHAGVVGGADMTVEATLTKLHWLLSQGLEAPAIRAAMAQNLRGELTPDHEGAI